In one window of Frigoriglobus tundricola DNA:
- a CDS encoding glycosyltransferase family A protein, whose translation MLSNDPPPVRGRAACLVAGAPGGVTADHPALLELRAAGWDVVSVATDFPADDFPPDARVRELHGDSPAERSDVVRHAVEVLHHKHRFELIVFSGRGGLGARSVQAKRAGLAFTDTTLAVYLDANSQRDREADLRWPSCFAEVETDYLERFAFENADVQWVPDELLAAFVKRNHWNVRGDAVRSLQGGEQDLRKSDARGGSQEPPRAYPPPSGRGAGGVGSSPPLVTVAIAHYNLGRYLPDTLATLAAQTHPDLEVIVIDDGSTEAASVDAFEALRTRHPTFTFLRQANAGIGATRNRCLELARGDYFIPVDADNLVRPDMIAKFVTAMQRNPDVSAMSCYFLAFDTDAPDLRPTSFLYAHRPAGGPHALAGIRNVYGDANAIFRTAALRAVGGYGTDRGTSCEDWEVFVKLVHAGHALGVVPDHLFYYRHRPGGFSRSTNWFANHQRVLRQFAHTGTLSPAESLAVWSALLGFHQQSEQFRHAAPPRRHRIADRVHAALGWVRRRFTSG comes from the coding sequence GTGCTTTCAAACGATCCGCCGCCGGTGCGCGGCCGCGCCGCCTGCCTCGTCGCCGGCGCTCCCGGCGGCGTGACGGCCGATCACCCGGCCCTCCTCGAACTGCGGGCCGCTGGCTGGGACGTGGTGTCCGTCGCGACCGATTTCCCGGCGGACGACTTCCCGCCCGACGCCCGTGTGCGCGAGCTGCACGGCGACAGCCCGGCCGAGCGGTCGGACGTGGTGCGGCACGCGGTCGAAGTCCTGCACCACAAACACCGCTTCGAACTGATCGTCTTTTCGGGTCGCGGTGGGTTGGGCGCCCGATCGGTGCAGGCGAAGCGCGCCGGGCTGGCCTTCACCGACACGACGCTCGCGGTCTACCTCGACGCGAACAGCCAGCGCGACCGCGAAGCGGATCTTCGCTGGCCGTCGTGCTTCGCCGAGGTGGAAACGGATTATCTGGAGCGGTTCGCGTTCGAGAACGCCGACGTGCAGTGGGTGCCGGATGAACTGCTCGCGGCGTTCGTGAAGCGGAACCACTGGAACGTCCGCGGGGACGCGGTGCGGTCCCTTCAGGGCGGGGAGCAAGACCTCCGGAAGTCCGATGCCCGGGGAGGGTCGCAGGAGCCGCCGCGCGCGTACCCCCCCCCTTCAGGGAGAGGGGCCGGGGGGGTGGGTTCTTCGCCCCCGCTCGTCACGGTTGCCATCGCCCACTACAACCTCGGGCGCTACCTGCCGGATACGCTTGCCACACTCGCGGCCCAGACCCATCCGGACCTCGAAGTCATTGTCATTGACGACGGCTCGACCGAGGCGGCTTCGGTTGACGCGTTCGAGGCGTTACGGACGAGGCACCCGACCTTCACATTCTTGAGGCAGGCGAACGCCGGTATCGGCGCCACGCGGAACCGGTGCCTGGAACTGGCCCGCGGCGACTACTTCATCCCGGTGGACGCGGACAATCTGGTCCGCCCGGACATGATCGCGAAGTTCGTCACGGCGATGCAGCGGAACCCCGACGTGTCCGCCATGTCGTGCTACTTCCTCGCGTTCGATACGGATGCGCCCGATTTGCGCCCGACGAGTTTCCTGTACGCGCACCGCCCGGCCGGCGGGCCGCACGCGCTGGCCGGCATCCGCAACGTGTACGGCGACGCGAACGCGATCTTCCGGACCGCCGCGCTGCGGGCGGTCGGCGGCTACGGGACCGACCGCGGCACCTCGTGCGAGGACTGGGAGGTGTTCGTGAAACTGGTCCACGCCGGGCACGCGCTCGGCGTCGTGCCGGACCACCTGTTCTACTACCGGCACCGGCCGGGCGGGTTCTCGCGCAGCACCAACTGGTTCGCCAACCACCAGCGGGTGCTGCGGCAGTTCGCACACACCGGTACGCTTTCGCCGGCCGAATCGCTCGCGGTGTGGTCGGCGCTGCTCGGCTTCCACCAGCAAAGTGAGCAGTTCCGACACGCGGCGCCGCCGCGCCGGCACCGGATCGCGGACCGGGTGCATGCGGCGCTGGGCTGGGTCCGCCGGCGCTTCACGAGCGGCTGA
- a CDS encoding UDP-galactopyranose/dTDP-fucopyranose mutase family protein, whose protein sequence is MPTIFGLPSEGVAVLDDVDLLVCGAGPVGCVVAERAATVLGWKVLVVDRRPHVAGNCHDSHAANGVLVHNYGPHYFRTDDEQLLRYLSRFADFVPANYEVRSQVRGELYPFPINLTTLERFFGRSLDTASAERLLAERRLPIANPTNSEEYVLSRVGRELYEAFYLNYTLKQWGVHPRALDPQVCGRVPVRLDRDARYVGHRFQVMPNGGFTKLFVRMLNHRNVRTLLNCDFSEVRTLIRPRRATVYCGPIDAYFDNRLGQLPYRSLRFDFVSHETEWRQPCVQINYPNDYGYTRSVEIKHVTGQRHPETVVSYETPTAEGEPFYPVPRRESAALYARYRELAEAETARNRVYFCGRLAQYRYFNTDEVIQEALACFQTIRRRCAAAPPASSPALPAA, encoded by the coding sequence ATGCCTACGATCTTCGGACTGCCCAGTGAAGGAGTCGCGGTGCTCGACGACGTCGATCTGCTGGTGTGCGGGGCCGGGCCGGTCGGGTGCGTGGTCGCCGAGCGGGCCGCGACCGTCCTCGGCTGGAAGGTGCTCGTCGTGGACCGCCGGCCGCACGTCGCCGGCAACTGCCACGACTCCCACGCCGCCAACGGCGTTCTCGTTCACAACTACGGTCCCCACTACTTCCGCACCGACGACGAGCAATTGCTCCGCTACCTGTCGCGGTTCGCCGACTTCGTACCGGCGAACTACGAGGTACGGTCGCAGGTCCGCGGCGAACTCTATCCGTTCCCGATCAACCTCACGACCCTCGAGCGGTTCTTCGGCAGGTCACTCGACACCGCGTCCGCCGAGCGGCTCCTCGCCGAGCGGCGCCTACCGATCGCAAACCCCACGAATTCCGAGGAGTACGTTCTCAGCCGGGTCGGCCGCGAACTGTACGAAGCGTTCTACCTCAACTACACGCTGAAGCAGTGGGGCGTTCACCCGCGTGCCCTCGATCCACAGGTGTGCGGGCGCGTGCCGGTGCGCCTGGACCGCGACGCCCGGTACGTCGGTCACCGGTTCCAGGTGATGCCGAACGGCGGCTTCACGAAGCTCTTCGTCCGGATGCTGAACCACCGGAACGTCCGGACGCTCTTGAACTGCGACTTCAGCGAAGTACGAACCCTCATCCGCCCGCGCCGGGCCACCGTGTACTGCGGACCGATCGACGCGTACTTCGATAACCGCCTCGGCCAGTTGCCGTACCGGTCGCTCCGCTTCGATTTTGTTTCCCACGAGACCGAATGGCGGCAGCCGTGCGTGCAGATCAATTACCCGAATGACTACGGCTACACGCGGTCGGTCGAAATCAAGCACGTGACCGGCCAGCGGCACCCGGAAACGGTCGTGAGCTACGAGACGCCGACCGCCGAAGGCGAACCGTTCTACCCGGTCCCCCGGCGCGAGAGTGCGGCGCTGTACGCCCGCTACCGCGAGCTGGCCGAGGCGGAGACCGCCCGGAACCGCGTGTATTTCTGCGGCCGACTGGCGCAGTACCGGTACTTCAACACCGATGAGGTGATTCAGGAGGCCCTGGCGTGCTTTCAAACGATCCGCCGCCGGTGCGCGGCCGCGCCGCCTGCCTCGTCGCCGGCGCTCCCGGCGGCGTGA